A single window of Rhodococcus jostii RHA1 DNA harbors:
- a CDS encoding ATP-binding protein — translation MTEIAAAQADLLRPHAEQAYADELAALAAHDTRPRPPSWKLSPWAVVTYLLGGELDDGTVITPKYVGPRRLIEVAVATLATDRALLLLGVPGTAKTWVSEHLSAAVSGESTLLVQGTSGTPEEAIRYGWNYARLLAEGPTAGALVPSPVMTAMQGGRIARVEELTRIPADVQDALITVLSEKTLPIPELGTEVQAAKGFNLIATANDRDRGVNELSSALRRRFNTVVLPLPADEEDEVAIVARRVEQLGSSLELPKIPATVDEIRRVVTVFRELRSGVTGDGRTKLKSPSGTLSTAEAISVVTNGLALAAHFGDGVLRPSDVAAGILGSVLKDPVADKVVWTEYLEAVVREREDWADFYRACREVTG, via the coding sequence GTGACCGAGATCGCGGCCGCCCAGGCCGACCTGCTACGACCCCACGCGGAGCAGGCCTACGCCGACGAACTCGCCGCCCTCGCCGCGCACGACACCCGGCCCCGGCCACCGTCGTGGAAATTGTCTCCGTGGGCGGTCGTCACGTACCTGCTCGGCGGCGAACTCGACGACGGCACCGTCATCACCCCCAAGTACGTCGGTCCCCGTCGGCTCATCGAGGTGGCCGTCGCGACGCTCGCGACCGACCGCGCGCTGCTTCTGCTCGGCGTCCCCGGAACCGCCAAGACGTGGGTTTCCGAACACCTGTCGGCGGCGGTCTCCGGCGAGTCGACGCTGCTCGTCCAGGGAACGTCGGGGACGCCGGAGGAGGCCATCCGGTACGGCTGGAACTACGCGCGGTTGCTCGCCGAGGGCCCGACAGCGGGTGCACTCGTTCCGTCCCCCGTCATGACGGCCATGCAGGGCGGGCGGATCGCACGGGTCGAGGAACTCACCCGCATTCCCGCCGATGTGCAGGACGCGCTCATCACCGTGCTGTCGGAGAAGACGCTGCCCATCCCCGAACTGGGCACCGAGGTGCAGGCCGCCAAGGGTTTCAATCTGATCGCCACCGCGAACGACCGCGACCGCGGGGTCAACGAACTGTCGTCCGCGCTGCGCAGGCGGTTCAACACGGTGGTCCTGCCGCTGCCCGCCGACGAGGAGGATGAGGTCGCCATCGTCGCGCGGCGCGTCGAGCAGCTCGGGTCCTCGCTGGAACTACCGAAGATCCCGGCGACCGTCGACGAGATCCGGCGCGTGGTCACCGTGTTCCGCGAACTCCGGTCGGGCGTCACCGGCGACGGCCGCACCAAGCTGAAGTCGCCGTCCGGAACGCTGTCCACGGCGGAGGCGATCTCCGTCGTCACCAACGGACTCGCCCTCGCCGCGCACTTCGGCGACGGGGTGCTCCGCCCGTCCGACGTCGCCGCCGGCATCCTCGGGTCCGTGCTGAAGGACCCGGTCGCCGACAAGGTGGTGTGGACGGAGTACCTCGAGGCCGTGGTCCGCGAACGGGAGGACTGGGCCGACTTCTACCGGGCGTGCCGCGAGGTCACCGGGTGA
- a CDS encoding SWIM zinc finger family protein, with protein sequence MTSPWSEGQVASVAPDAGSLAAAGKLSTAWSETGSNGGALWGLCQGSGKSPYRSVVDLSGPAYNCSCPSRKFPCKHTLGLLLIWSQGRVPEQSEPPPFAAEWLSRRAGRATAPAAAATTTAGAKATERRAERVTAGLDELDRWLTDQIRSGLGAADISASAFDAIAARMVDAQAPGIASALRRLPIVVATRADWPDRLLREYARLHLLVVAHRRLNELPEPLQASVRSHVGYPVATDRVRSEPGVRDRWMVLGMQTTEEKRLFTRKVWLIGRDHGRRAILLDFAHGSANFSTVVPPLGSLVDATLHFYPGAAPLRAQFGDAHEAPEPFTTVAPSDVDTALDHFAAAVGADPWVRSWPALLTGVTPAIDDGHWFLVDAQGRALPLSGEDPVLWRLLGMSGGRPVTLFGEWTSESLVPVSVFDRGDVYPLGAGTPSAAAAGSRR encoded by the coding sequence GTGACGTCGCCTTGGTCGGAGGGACAGGTCGCATCGGTCGCCCCCGATGCCGGCTCGCTCGCTGCCGCCGGAAAGCTGTCGACCGCGTGGTCGGAGACGGGCAGCAACGGCGGCGCGCTCTGGGGACTGTGCCAGGGCAGCGGCAAGAGCCCCTACCGATCGGTCGTCGACCTCTCCGGCCCGGCCTACAACTGCTCGTGCCCGAGCCGGAAATTTCCCTGCAAACACACGCTCGGCCTGCTGCTGATCTGGTCGCAGGGCCGGGTCCCGGAGCAGTCCGAACCGCCGCCGTTCGCGGCGGAGTGGCTGAGCCGCCGGGCGGGGCGGGCAACCGCGCCGGCGGCTGCGGCCACCACGACGGCCGGTGCGAAGGCCACCGAACGCCGGGCCGAGCGGGTGACGGCGGGCCTCGACGAACTCGACCGGTGGCTCACCGACCAGATCCGTAGCGGGCTCGGCGCAGCCGACATCTCGGCATCCGCGTTCGACGCCATCGCGGCCCGCATGGTCGACGCGCAGGCGCCCGGCATCGCGTCCGCCCTGCGCCGCCTGCCGATCGTCGTGGCCACCCGCGCCGACTGGCCGGACCGGTTGCTCCGCGAGTACGCCAGGCTGCACCTCCTCGTCGTCGCCCATCGCCGGCTGAACGAGCTACCGGAACCACTGCAGGCGTCGGTGCGCTCGCACGTGGGGTACCCGGTGGCCACCGACCGCGTGCGCAGCGAGCCGGGAGTCCGCGACCGGTGGATGGTCCTGGGTATGCAGACCACCGAGGAGAAGCGCCTCTTCACCCGCAAGGTGTGGTTGATCGGCCGCGACCACGGTCGCCGCGCGATCCTCCTGGACTTCGCGCACGGCTCCGCGAACTTCTCGACAGTGGTCCCGCCGCTCGGGTCGCTCGTCGACGCCACCCTGCACTTCTACCCCGGCGCCGCGCCGCTGCGCGCCCAGTTCGGCGACGCTCACGAGGCCCCCGAACCGTTCACCACCGTCGCACCGAGCGACGTCGACACCGCTCTCGACCACTTCGCCGCCGCGGTCGGCGCCGACCCGTGGGTCCGCTCGTGGCCGGCGCTGCTCACCGGCGTCACCCCGGCAATCGACGACGGGCACTGGTTCCTCGTCGACGCGCAGGGGCGCGCGCTGCCGCTGTCCGGCGAAGACCCTGTCCTGTGGCGGCTCCTCGGAATGTCCGGCGGCCGTCCCGTCACCCTGTTCGGGGAGTGGACAAGCGAATCGCTGGTTCCCGTGTCGGTGTTCGATCGCGGCGACGTGTACCCGCTCGGGGCCGGCACGCCCTCGGCCGCGGCGGCGGGGAGCCGGCGATGA
- a CDS encoding YciI family protein → MEYVVFYATDPTTAARIPEIYPRHREYLDAFAAEGGLLGIGPFDDPASNGSMAVFSSRERAEQFIARDPFVLEGIAHPSDIREWDALNYR, encoded by the coding sequence ATGGAATACGTGGTGTTCTACGCGACCGATCCGACCACCGCCGCCCGGATTCCGGAGATCTATCCACGACACCGGGAGTACCTCGACGCGTTCGCCGCGGAAGGTGGGCTGCTCGGTATCGGACCGTTCGACGACCCGGCGAGCAACGGGTCCATGGCGGTCTTCAGCAGCCGCGAGCGCGCAGAACAATTCATCGCCCGCGACCCGTTCGTCCTCGAGGGCATCGCGCATCCCAGCGACATCCGAGAATGGGATGCGTTGAACTACCGCTGA
- a CDS encoding DUF6286 domain-containing Asp23/Gls24 family envelope stress response protein, whose translation MAEPFTAPPAGPHDDAALDDTALRGELVIKERAVVKIAVAAALQVPGVVKQSGGLSRLTGRELPRADVSTGAGAVAINLYIAVQWPCHLDLVNRRLRAQVHRQVEQMTGMPVIELNIVVVGTESAAPEDSSTEGRYSEQGDPAVPPAPVAPLRPRTPRATPAAVPAAIIVAVGALGLAVVAARELLIMRGTFANAPWIRNTVQWLGRLHWSEWIVPVAAGAIVLGVVFIVAALKPRPRTHLPLAVGDTPIVWLRPTDLARNSSSHAKTVPGVLSAHTTVDRKHVTVRVVRTESTPAGDVAISVREAVEPTLSLLGTSPELRVQVKP comes from the coding sequence GTGGCTGAACCCTTCACCGCACCCCCCGCCGGTCCCCACGACGACGCGGCGCTCGACGACACCGCCCTGCGCGGCGAATTGGTCATCAAGGAGCGCGCCGTCGTGAAGATCGCCGTCGCCGCAGCGCTCCAGGTACCCGGCGTCGTCAAGCAGTCCGGTGGGCTCTCCCGCCTGACGGGGCGGGAACTCCCCCGCGCCGACGTCTCGACGGGAGCGGGCGCCGTCGCGATCAACCTGTACATCGCCGTGCAGTGGCCGTGCCACCTCGACCTCGTCAACCGCCGGCTCCGCGCGCAGGTGCACCGTCAGGTCGAGCAGATGACGGGCATGCCGGTCATCGAACTCAACATAGTGGTCGTCGGAACGGAATCCGCCGCCCCCGAGGACAGTTCGACCGAAGGCCGCTACTCCGAGCAAGGCGATCCGGCCGTGCCACCCGCTCCGGTGGCGCCCCTCCGGCCACGCACGCCGCGCGCCACCCCGGCCGCTGTGCCCGCCGCGATCATCGTCGCCGTAGGAGCCCTCGGTCTCGCGGTCGTCGCAGCGCGTGAGCTGCTCATCATGCGCGGCACCTTCGCCAACGCGCCCTGGATCCGCAACACCGTGCAATGGCTGGGCCGGCTGCACTGGTCCGAGTGGATCGTCCCCGTCGCCGCAGGCGCGATCGTGCTGGGGGTCGTGTTCATCGTCGCGGCCCTCAAACCGCGGCCGCGCACCCACCTGCCGCTCGCAGTCGGTGACACCCCGATCGTCTGGCTCCGCCCCACCGACCTCGCTCGCAACTCCAGTAGCCACGCCAAGACCGTTCCCGGGGTGCTGTCGGCGCACACGACGGTCGACCGCAAGCACGTCACCGTCCGCGTGGTGCGCACCGAGTCGACACCCGCCGGCGACGTGGCCATCTCCGTCCGCGAGGCCGTGGAACCGACGCTGTCGCTGCTCGGCACGTCCCCCGAACTTCGAGTGCAGGTGAAACCGTGA
- a CDS encoding Asp23/Gls24 family envelope stress response protein, with amino-acid sequence MTSDSGARSRVQFGAGATPELVSSEGRTIIADAVVAKIAGIATREINGVYDVGGGTARAVGALRDRIPGARVNHAQGVAVEVGEKQAAIDIGIVAEYGVALHELAVGIRRNVIAAVERMTGLEVTEVNITVFDVMLFDESEAASELDGKPRVQ; translated from the coding sequence ATGACCAGCGATTCAGGCGCACGCAGCCGCGTGCAGTTCGGTGCCGGGGCGACGCCGGAACTCGTCAGTTCCGAGGGACGGACCATCATCGCGGACGCCGTGGTCGCCAAGATCGCCGGGATCGCCACCCGTGAGATCAACGGCGTCTACGACGTGGGCGGCGGCACCGCACGCGCTGTCGGCGCCCTCCGCGATCGGATCCCCGGCGCCCGCGTCAACCACGCCCAGGGCGTCGCCGTCGAAGTCGGCGAGAAACAGGCCGCCATCGACATCGGCATCGTCGCGGAATACGGCGTCGCACTGCACGAACTCGCGGTCGGCATCCGCCGCAACGTCATCGCGGCCGTCGAGCGCATGACCGGGCTCGAAGTGACCGAAGTGAACATCACCGTCTTCGACGTCATGCTGTTCGACGAATCCGAGGCCGCATCCGAGCTCGACGGCAAACCGAGGGTGCAGTGA
- a CDS encoding DUF5682 family protein: MNSDVRVFGIRHHGPGSARSVRRALDEFVPDAVLIEGPADADPLVALTASDTMEPPVALLAYATGEPRTAAFWPFAVFSPEWQALSWAAGRGVEVRFCDLPAANTLAADDSEPRAEDPLTQLAAAAGYDDTERWWDAVIESGSGPDSFDAITEAMTALRDTVELDEPTSRREAYMRQTLRKVIKGGAQRIAVVCGAWHAPALAGPLGPATADARILKGLPKIKTSLTWVPWTHSRLSAASGYGAGITSPGWYHHLFTAPDRTITRWLTKVARVLRDEDLPVSSAHVIESVRLADTLAAMRARPLAGLSEVTEATRAVMCDGDDVLLDLITRRLVVGEALGAVPENTPTVPLDADLRARAKTLRLKQQATEKTIDLDLRRDNDVARSRLLHRLQILGVDWGTPADSDVRGTGTFRETWSLTWKPELAVSIIEASLWGTTVEAAATATVREGASSADVSLAQLTGLLEQALLSDLGDALAELLRALETAATLDHDVMHLMDALPALTRTLRYGDVRGTDVSSLTRVTDSLLVRICAGLPTAISGLDDDSALDLRRAVDDVHAAVMLRDDDRASARWLGTLAGLVDRSDVNGLVIGRMVRLLRDAGTVSETESATRLSRALSVGADPSAKAGWVDGFLGGAGLLLVHDRQLLHLLDGWVSGLREQDFVDVLPLLRRTFGGFETGERRAIGQSVEGGSTEDARAEVDARRGTIAIRTVADILGVTS; the protein is encoded by the coding sequence GTGAACTCCGACGTCCGTGTCTTCGGCATCCGCCACCACGGGCCCGGTTCGGCACGATCGGTGCGGCGCGCGCTCGACGAATTCGTCCCCGACGCCGTCCTGATCGAAGGGCCCGCGGACGCCGATCCGCTGGTCGCGTTGACCGCCTCCGACACCATGGAACCTCCGGTGGCCCTGCTCGCGTATGCCACCGGGGAGCCCCGGACGGCGGCGTTCTGGCCGTTCGCCGTGTTCTCCCCGGAGTGGCAGGCGCTGTCGTGGGCGGCTGGGCGCGGCGTCGAAGTCCGCTTCTGCGACCTGCCCGCCGCCAACACCCTCGCCGCCGACGACTCCGAGCCCCGTGCCGAGGATCCGCTGACCCAGTTGGCCGCCGCGGCGGGCTACGACGACACCGAACGCTGGTGGGACGCCGTCATCGAATCGGGTTCGGGTCCCGACTCGTTCGACGCGATCACCGAGGCCATGACCGCCCTGCGGGACACCGTCGAACTCGACGAACCCACCAGCAGGCGCGAGGCGTACATGCGGCAGACGCTGCGGAAGGTGATCAAGGGCGGCGCGCAGCGGATCGCGGTGGTGTGCGGTGCCTGGCACGCCCCCGCACTAGCCGGACCTCTCGGACCGGCCACCGCGGACGCGCGAATCCTCAAGGGACTCCCCAAGATCAAGACCTCGCTCACGTGGGTGCCGTGGACGCACTCGCGGCTGTCCGCCGCGTCCGGGTACGGCGCCGGGATCACCTCCCCCGGCTGGTATCACCACCTGTTCACCGCACCGGACCGGACGATCACCCGATGGCTCACGAAGGTCGCGCGGGTACTGCGGGACGAGGACCTTCCGGTGTCGAGCGCGCACGTCATCGAATCCGTCCGTCTCGCGGACACGTTGGCAGCAATGCGTGCGCGGCCGCTCGCCGGTCTCTCCGAGGTCACCGAGGCCACCCGCGCCGTGATGTGCGACGGCGACGATGTCCTGCTCGACCTCATCACGCGTCGTCTCGTCGTCGGCGAGGCACTCGGCGCCGTCCCGGAGAACACCCCGACAGTTCCCCTCGACGCCGACCTGCGGGCGCGGGCGAAAACCCTGCGGCTCAAGCAGCAGGCCACCGAGAAGACCATCGACCTCGACCTGCGCAGAGACAACGACGTCGCGCGGTCCCGGCTCCTGCACCGCCTGCAGATCCTCGGTGTCGACTGGGGCACGCCGGCCGACAGCGACGTCCGCGGCACCGGCACGTTCCGTGAAACGTGGTCCCTCACCTGGAAACCCGAACTGGCGGTGTCGATCATCGAGGCGTCGCTGTGGGGAACCACCGTCGAGGCCGCGGCTACAGCGACGGTGCGCGAGGGGGCGTCGTCCGCTGATGTCTCCCTCGCCCAGCTCACCGGGCTGCTCGAACAGGCCCTGCTGTCGGATCTCGGCGATGCGCTGGCCGAGCTGCTGCGCGCACTGGAGACGGCTGCCACGCTCGACCACGACGTGATGCACCTGATGGATGCCCTGCCCGCGCTCACCCGCACGCTGCGATACGGAGACGTCCGCGGCACCGACGTCTCGTCCCTCACCCGCGTCACCGACAGCCTGCTCGTCCGCATCTGCGCCGGACTGCCCACCGCGATATCGGGTCTCGACGACGACAGCGCACTCGACCTGCGCCGCGCCGTCGACGACGTCCACGCGGCGGTGATGCTGCGCGACGACGATCGTGCGTCGGCGCGGTGGCTCGGCACACTCGCCGGCCTCGTCGACCGCAGCGACGTGAACGGCCTCGTGATCGGACGCATGGTCCGATTGCTCCGCGACGCAGGCACCGTCAGCGAAACCGAGTCCGCCACCCGACTGTCGCGGGCACTGTCCGTCGGCGCGGATCCCTCCGCCAAGGCGGGGTGGGTCGACGGCTTCCTCGGCGGCGCAGGGCTGCTGCTGGTCCACGACCGGCAATTGCTGCATCTGCTCGACGGATGGGTGTCGGGACTGCGCGAGCAGGACTTCGTCGACGTTCTGCCACTGCTGCGGCGCACGTTCGGCGGGTTCGAAACCGGGGAACGCCGGGCCATCGGGCAGTCCGTGGAGGGCGGGTCCACGGAAGATGCCCGCGCCGAGGTCGACGCTAGGCGGGGCACGATCGCGATCCGGACCGTCGCGGACATTCTGGGGGTGACGTCGTGA
- a CDS encoding DUF5691 domain-containing protein — protein MSELLSAALLGTARTAPSFEDLATGELAQAVSGDPAETLLGAAALENAYRDGGVAASARVLPAPAEDDPRLQLPPASASHLMQLLAAKSWTLTEWFAVVAERNYRAPDHLVADLMAVARTNDAHRESILRLVGPRGQWLAAQNPDWSTLVRRSDRTDVWTHGAHQERLQWLTTMRAVNPAIAMAELSRTWDSERGEHRAAFIAVLGTGLGDADSALLEHALDDRRKEVRQQAVQLLRQLPNSAYAGRMAARARAWVRVEKKPLRTRLVVNMPGSLDDSARRDGIEDVHFKNKGIRSWWLRMVVTAAPLSVWEGMIGSASTAWEIRIEDQWREVMTEAWTTATVLQRNPRWASALLHREGRTTERRVVPIVPARERLAYILSGRADSYLLGVDGAALLDGLPHPWPLDLAERVIARLEDVAGRHAETGKDLGQFSRHSHYSTLRSAETHFPFAAAPLLRAAAERTRDPGWHQAFATVATNIDHRRTVLKELE, from the coding sequence ATGAGCGAACTCCTGTCCGCCGCCTTGCTCGGCACGGCACGGACTGCCCCCTCGTTCGAGGATCTGGCCACCGGCGAACTGGCACAAGCGGTCAGCGGCGACCCGGCGGAGACCCTGCTGGGCGCCGCCGCGCTCGAGAACGCATACCGCGACGGCGGAGTCGCCGCCTCCGCGCGCGTGCTGCCCGCCCCCGCCGAGGACGACCCGCGGCTGCAGTTGCCGCCGGCGTCCGCGTCGCACCTGATGCAGTTGCTCGCCGCCAAGTCGTGGACGCTCACCGAGTGGTTCGCGGTCGTGGCCGAGCGGAACTACCGCGCGCCGGATCATCTCGTCGCCGACCTGATGGCCGTGGCCCGCACCAACGACGCCCACCGCGAGAGCATCCTCCGGCTGGTGGGGCCCCGCGGCCAGTGGCTCGCCGCGCAGAACCCGGACTGGTCGACGCTGGTCCGCCGATCCGATCGCACCGACGTGTGGACGCACGGCGCACACCAGGAACGACTGCAATGGCTCACGACGATGCGGGCGGTGAACCCGGCGATCGCGATGGCCGAACTGAGCCGCACCTGGGATTCCGAACGGGGCGAGCACCGGGCGGCGTTCATCGCCGTTCTGGGAACGGGGCTCGGCGACGCCGACTCCGCATTGCTCGAGCACGCACTCGACGACCGGCGGAAAGAAGTGCGCCAGCAGGCGGTCCAGTTGCTGCGCCAGCTGCCGAACTCCGCGTACGCCGGGCGCATGGCCGCTCGCGCCCGGGCATGGGTACGGGTGGAGAAGAAGCCGCTGCGCACCCGTCTGGTGGTGAACATGCCCGGCTCCCTGGACGATTCGGCCCGTCGCGACGGCATCGAGGACGTCCACTTCAAGAACAAGGGAATCCGCAGCTGGTGGTTGCGGATGGTGGTCACCGCCGCCCCCTTGTCGGTGTGGGAAGGCATGATCGGCTCCGCCTCCACCGCGTGGGAGATCCGGATCGAAGACCAGTGGCGGGAGGTGATGACGGAGGCGTGGACCACCGCGACCGTGCTGCAGCGCAATCCGCGCTGGGCGTCTGCTCTGCTGCACCGGGAGGGGCGGACAACCGAACGTCGCGTCGTACCGATCGTCCCCGCCCGCGAACGCCTGGCATACATCCTGTCGGGTCGCGCCGACTCCTACCTGCTGGGCGTCGACGGCGCCGCCCTGTTGGACGGTCTGCCCCACCCCTGGCCGCTCGACCTGGCCGAGCGGGTGATCGCCCGCCTCGAGGACGTCGCCGGGCGGCACGCCGAGACCGGCAAGGATCTTGGGCAGTTCTCCCGGCACAGCCACTACTCGACCCTCCGCAGCGCCGAGACGCATTTCCCGTTCGCTGCGGCGCCGCTCCTCCGCGCGGCCGCCGAACGCACCCGTGATCCCGGCTGGCACCAGGCATTCGCCACCGTCGCCACCAACATCGACCATCGCAGAACAGTCCTGAAGGAGCTCGAGTGA
- a CDS encoding Asp23/Gls24 family envelope stress response protein, translating into MTGPLPPDTHAEDISERIVAAVLATPGVAAMHGGAFGEVATYLPGRRVTGVTVGPTSCAVHLAARYPANVVDTAERVRAAVESLVDVPVDVTIEDLLTETGQSQ; encoded by the coding sequence GTGACCGGACCACTTCCACCGGACACCCACGCCGAGGACATCTCCGAACGCATCGTCGCCGCCGTCCTCGCAACCCCCGGAGTGGCAGCGATGCACGGCGGCGCGTTCGGTGAAGTCGCGACCTACCTGCCCGGACGCCGGGTGACCGGGGTGACCGTCGGCCCCACGTCCTGTGCGGTCCACCTCGCGGCTCGCTACCCCGCCAACGTCGTCGACACCGCCGAAAGAGTGCGGGCCGCAGTGGAATCGCTGGTGGACGTCCCCGTCGACGTGACCATCGAAGATCTCCTGACAGAGACAGGACAATCTCAATGA
- a CDS encoding acyl-CoA dehydrogenase family protein, giving the protein MDFELTDEQKLLRDTTRELLGRSYDAEKRNAVTDTEQGWSPQVWKQLAEVGLLGLSFDEEDGGMGAGPVEVASVMTEIGRRLAPEPVLDAVLVPGGLIAAAGSTEQRRRILPDVSEGNLLLAFADREPGVRWPSTQVSTIAKKDGDAWTLTGTKNPVPHGGSANTLVVTAALPDGGVGLFLVDADASGLTRTAYATHDGLRAAQVELSDTPAEPLGTGGDASSAIESAQIRAQAALCAEAVGAMEEALRLTTEYLKTRKQFGVPIAKFQTLTHRAADMYVLLELARSMSLYATMSLADGTVDPVVASRAKLQIGRSARTIGQEAIQMHGGIGMTAEYPVGHYVSRLTAIEHTLGGSDDHLRVLASATTQGTVSII; this is encoded by the coding sequence ATGGACTTCGAACTGACCGACGAACAGAAACTGCTGCGCGACACCACCCGCGAACTGCTCGGGCGCAGCTACGACGCGGAGAAGCGCAACGCCGTCACCGACACCGAGCAGGGGTGGAGCCCTCAGGTGTGGAAGCAACTCGCCGAGGTCGGACTGCTGGGTCTGAGCTTCGACGAGGAAGACGGCGGTATGGGCGCCGGACCTGTCGAGGTCGCGTCGGTGATGACCGAGATCGGCCGCCGCCTCGCGCCCGAACCCGTCCTCGACGCCGTGCTCGTGCCCGGCGGCCTGATCGCTGCGGCCGGCAGCACGGAGCAGCGTCGCCGGATTCTGCCGGACGTGTCGGAGGGCAACCTCCTGCTGGCCTTCGCCGATCGGGAACCGGGTGTGCGCTGGCCGTCCACCCAGGTGTCCACGATCGCGAAGAAGGACGGCGACGCGTGGACCCTCACGGGCACCAAGAACCCCGTTCCGCACGGCGGCAGCGCGAACACTCTGGTCGTCACGGCGGCACTCCCGGACGGTGGGGTCGGACTGTTCCTCGTCGACGCCGATGCCAGCGGCCTGACCCGCACCGCCTACGCGACCCACGACGGACTGCGGGCCGCGCAGGTGGAACTGTCGGACACCCCGGCTGAGCCTCTCGGTACGGGCGGCGACGCGTCGTCGGCGATCGAGAGCGCGCAGATCCGGGCGCAGGCGGCACTGTGTGCGGAGGCCGTCGGCGCGATGGAGGAAGCGCTGCGACTGACCACCGAGTACCTGAAGACCCGCAAGCAGTTCGGTGTCCCGATCGCGAAGTTCCAGACGCTCACGCATCGTGCGGCCGACATGTACGTGCTGCTGGAACTGGCTCGTAGCATGAGTCTCTACGCGACGATGTCGCTGGCCGACGGAACCGTCGATCCGGTGGTCGCCTCCCGCGCCAAGCTGCAGATCGGCCGCTCCGCCCGCACGATCGGGCAGGAAGCGATCCAGATGCACGGCGGCATCGGCATGACGGCCGAGTATCCGGTCGGGCATTACGTGAGCCGGTTGACGGCCATCGAGCACACCCTCGGCGGGTCCGACGACCACCTGCGGGTGCTCGCGTCGGCGACCACCCAGGGGACCGTCAGCATCATCTAG
- a CDS encoding acyl-CoA dehydrogenase family protein translates to MNLALTDEELAFRDEMRTFFTTQIPAEIRERYARGEEVGKEGFIESQRILNANGLATPHWPVEWGGRDWTPVQKHIWLDELQLASVPEPLAFNTSMVGPVIAAFGSQEQKEKFLPPTANLDIWWCQGFSEPEAGSDLASLKTRAVRDGDDYVINGQKTWTTLAQHADWIFVLARTNPDAPKKQAGISFILVDMKTPGVTVRPIKLIDGGYEVNEIFFEDVRVPAENLVGEENQGWSYAKFLLGNERTGVTRLGFSKVRLAQAKERAAEISVGEGTLLDDPLFAARIAELENEIIALELTQLRVVASSADGKPNPASSLLKLRGSELQQATLELLTDVAGPDSLPFAAGDGISSPLWAQRTAPTYLNYRKVSIYSGSSEVQRSIIASSILGL, encoded by the coding sequence ATGAATCTGGCCTTGACCGACGAGGAGCTGGCGTTCCGCGACGAGATGCGAACGTTCTTCACCACGCAGATTCCGGCGGAGATCCGCGAGCGGTATGCGCGTGGTGAAGAAGTGGGGAAGGAAGGGTTCATCGAGTCCCAGCGGATTCTGAACGCCAACGGGCTCGCGACGCCGCACTGGCCGGTCGAGTGGGGCGGCCGCGACTGGACTCCGGTGCAGAAGCACATCTGGCTCGACGAACTGCAGCTCGCCTCGGTGCCCGAACCGCTCGCGTTCAACACCAGCATGGTCGGCCCCGTCATCGCGGCGTTCGGATCGCAGGAGCAGAAGGAGAAATTCCTTCCCCCGACCGCCAACCTCGACATCTGGTGGTGCCAAGGATTCTCCGAACCCGAGGCCGGCTCCGACCTCGCGTCGCTGAAGACCCGTGCCGTCCGCGACGGCGACGACTACGTGATCAACGGCCAGAAGACGTGGACCACCCTCGCGCAGCACGCCGACTGGATCTTCGTCCTCGCCCGCACCAACCCGGACGCCCCCAAGAAGCAGGCCGGCATCTCGTTCATCCTCGTCGACATGAAGACGCCCGGCGTCACGGTGCGCCCGATCAAGCTGATCGACGGCGGCTACGAGGTCAACGAGATTTTCTTCGAGGACGTGCGCGTGCCGGCCGAGAACCTCGTGGGCGAGGAGAACCAGGGCTGGAGCTACGCCAAGTTCCTCCTCGGCAACGAGCGCACCGGGGTGACCCGGCTGGGATTTTCCAAAGTCCGTCTCGCGCAGGCGAAGGAACGCGCCGCCGAGATCTCGGTCGGCGAGGGGACACTACTCGACGACCCGCTGTTCGCCGCCCGCATCGCCGAACTCGAGAACGAGATCATCGCGCTCGAACTCACCCAGCTGCGGGTGGTCGCCAGTTCCGCCGACGGCAAGCCGAACCCGGCGTCGTCGCTGCTGAAGCTGCGTGGGTCCGAACTGCAGCAGGCCACACTCGAACTGCTCACCGACGTCGCGGGACCCGACTCCCTGCCCTTCGCCGCAGGTGACGGCATCTCTTCGCCTCTCTGGGCGCAGCGGACGGCTCCGACCTACCTGAACTACCGCAAGGTTTCCATCTACAGCGGATCGAGCGAAGTGCAGCGCAGCATCATCGCCTCCTCGATCCTCGGATTGTGA